A section of the Streptomyces sp. NBC_01591 genome encodes:
- the sigM gene encoding RNA polymerase sigma factor SigM, with amino-acid sequence MAAEPSEPLSDSDLLARHVAGEPDAFGELVRRHRDRLWAVAIRTLGDREEAADAVQDALVSAFRAAHTFRGQSAVTTWLHRITVNACLDRVRKAATRRTAPVDDTVRFEQLLEPHESAEAPAERQDLHRELLAALATLPAEQRAALVLVDMQGYPVAEAARILDVPTGTVKSRCARGRARLAPLLTHLRSEVAGADETATRRNRTPRASVPPASGPRDAGTSDPAAVKGGGGRT; translated from the coding sequence GTGGCCGCCGAGCCGTCAGAACCACTGAGCGACTCAGACCTCCTCGCTCGCCATGTGGCCGGCGAACCGGACGCCTTCGGCGAGCTCGTACGGCGTCACCGCGACCGGCTGTGGGCCGTGGCGATACGGACCCTGGGTGACCGCGAGGAAGCCGCAGACGCCGTCCAGGACGCCCTTGTCTCGGCCTTCCGGGCCGCCCATACCTTCCGCGGTCAGTCCGCCGTCACCACCTGGCTGCACCGCATCACCGTCAATGCCTGCCTCGACCGGGTCCGCAAGGCAGCCACCCGCAGAACCGCACCGGTCGACGACACCGTGCGGTTCGAGCAGCTTCTCGAACCGCACGAATCCGCGGAGGCACCGGCGGAGCGCCAGGACCTCCACCGCGAGCTCCTGGCCGCACTCGCCACTCTCCCCGCCGAGCAACGCGCCGCGCTCGTCCTCGTGGACATGCAGGGCTACCCCGTGGCCGAGGCGGCACGCATCCTCGACGTACCGACAGGCACCGTGAAAAGCCGCTGTGCGCGGGGGCGGGCCCGACTGGCCCCTCTGCTCACCCACCTTCGCAGCGAGGTCGCAGGAGCCGACGAGACGGCCACGAGAAGGAACCGGACGCCGCGCGCATCCGTCCCACCGGCATCGGGGCCGAGAGATGCGGGCACAAGCGATCCTGCTGCAGTGAAGGGCGGAGGTGGGCGCACATGA
- a CDS encoding protein kinase family protein, whose amino-acid sequence MAERSTAAVDVADNSGDEPLAAKADEATTDGTAEAQDTTGTKPQDTDGERIGSEATLPTPDLHSGHKLARRYRLEECVTRLDGFSSWRAVDEKLRRAVGVHLLPADHPRARSVLAAARSSALLGDPRFVQVLDAVEEDDLVYVVHEWLPDATELTSLLASGPMDAHDAYQLVSQVSQAMAAAHREGLAHLRLTPGAVLRSSTGQYRIRGLAVNAALRGISADSPQRADTEAIGALLYAALTQRWPYESDAYGLTGLPKGVGLIAPAQVRAGVHRGLSELAMRALANDGATASRQEQPCTTPDELAKAVAAMPRIRPPEPVFTPPPEYQRTTYQQGSYGRPQTRPVATQPTIAVPPAPLQSRTGKALKWAVSALLIAALGLGSWQLAETLLDHSKGSGPEDSTQTNPENNDNKPRPPAKPLRIDGAKEFMPSGSGIQPDEVPNSVDGDASTAWVTPRYVGYANFGNYSNRRDGSGIVVDLGSVQDVAGIEAKMYRSGQKAEVLAADPSASAPSSLSDFPQRLTELGTVGSDLKETFSKPVRTRYVLIHLTELPSDGTGGYRGGISEISVLS is encoded by the coding sequence GTGGCGGAACGTAGCACGGCTGCCGTCGACGTGGCCGACAACAGCGGTGATGAACCGCTGGCCGCCAAGGCGGACGAGGCCACGACCGACGGGACGGCAGAAGCTCAGGACACCACGGGCACGAAGCCGCAGGACACGGATGGTGAACGCATCGGTTCCGAGGCCACCCTGCCGACCCCGGATCTGCACAGCGGGCACAAACTCGCCAGACGCTACCGGCTCGAGGAGTGCGTCACCCGTCTGGACGGCTTCAGCAGCTGGCGCGCTGTCGACGAGAAGCTGCGCCGAGCGGTGGGCGTCCATCTGCTTCCGGCCGACCACCCGCGTGCCCGGTCCGTGCTGGCCGCGGCCCGGTCCTCCGCACTGCTCGGTGACCCACGCTTCGTGCAGGTGCTCGACGCGGTGGAGGAGGACGACCTCGTCTACGTCGTCCACGAATGGCTCCCCGACGCCACCGAGCTCACCTCCCTGCTGGCCTCGGGGCCGATGGACGCGCACGACGCGTACCAGCTCGTCAGCCAGGTCTCCCAGGCCATGGCGGCAGCACACCGAGAAGGTCTCGCACATCTGAGGCTCACCCCGGGGGCGGTGCTGCGAAGCTCGACCGGGCAGTACAGGATCCGCGGACTCGCGGTGAACGCCGCCCTGCGGGGTATCAGCGCCGACAGTCCCCAGCGTGCGGACACCGAGGCGATCGGCGCCCTGCTCTACGCCGCGCTGACCCAGCGCTGGCCGTACGAGAGCGACGCGTACGGTCTGACCGGGCTGCCCAAGGGAGTGGGGCTGATCGCCCCCGCCCAGGTGCGGGCCGGCGTCCACCGCGGCCTTTCCGAGCTCGCCATGCGCGCACTCGCCAACGACGGCGCCACTGCTTCCCGGCAGGAACAACCGTGCACCACGCCGGACGAGCTGGCCAAGGCCGTTGCCGCGATGCCCCGCATCCGTCCCCCGGAGCCCGTCTTCACGCCACCTCCCGAGTACCAGCGCACGACCTACCAGCAGGGTTCCTACGGGCGTCCGCAGACCCGGCCCGTCGCCACACAGCCCACGATCGCCGTGCCCCCGGCGCCGCTCCAGAGCCGCACCGGCAAGGCCCTCAAGTGGGCCGTGTCCGCGTTGCTCATCGCCGCGCTGGGCCTCGGCAGCTGGCAGCTCGCCGAGACGCTCCTCGACCACAGCAAGGGCTCCGGCCCCGAGGACAGCACACAGACCAACCCGGAGAACAACGACAACAAGCCTCGCCCCCCGGCAAAGCCGCTGCGCATCGACGGCGCGAAAGAGTTCATGCCCAGCGGCTCGGGGATCCAGCCGGATGAGGTACCGAACTCCGTCGACGGCGATGCGAGCACGGCCTGGGTCACCCCTCGCTATGTGGGCTACGCGAATTTCGGCAACTACTCGAACCGCAGGGACGGCAGCGGCATAGTCGTCGACCTGGGCAGCGTTCAGGACGTCGCGGGCATCGAAGCGAAGATGTACCGCAGCGGACAGAAGGCCGAGGTGCTGGCAGCCGATCCGAGCGCTTCCGCCCCGTCGTCCCTCTCGGACTTCCCCCAGCGCCTCACCGAGCTGGGAACGGTGGGAAGCGATCTGAAGGAGACCTTCTCCAAGCCGGTACGGACCCGCTACGTCCTGATCCATCTCACCGAGCTGCCGTCGGACGGGACGGGTGGCTACCGGGGCGGGATCTCGGAGATCTCCGTACTCAGCTGA
- the murJ gene encoding murein biosynthesis integral membrane protein MurJ, protein MNAPYDGDRGQGAGGAGSSGGPPMPPGPGQVPPTPDPYLQDAYDRDPYRAQDLSVQDPVTEALYDRAAHPPPPPGTYQQPQPLYQQPPAAQYPPDPRIWAQTPPPEPDGPSRHLPYGDDPATTQFVGVDDLVSQASRDDEQPDAFAHLFRDQEGPAGAAPVPPEPEPAPAPAPPKSGGRAAGILKSSALMAAGTLVSRLTGFVRTLVMTAALGAALLGDSFTIAYTLPTMIYILTVGGGLNSVFVPQLVRSMKDDEDGGEAYANRLLTLVMVALGVIVALAVFAAPWLIHMMSPTIANDVAANSVAVTFARYCLPTIFFMGVHVVMGQILNARGKFGAMMWTPVLNNIVMIFTFGMFIWVYGTSAESQMGVETIPPEGVRLLGIGTLLGLVVQALAMVPYLREAGFRFRPRFDWKGHGLGKTVKLAKWTVLFVLANQAGVIVVTQLATSAGKLSGKDGTGFLAYSNAQLIWGMPQAIITVSVMAALLPRISRAAHDDDPGAVRDDISQGLRNSAVAIVPVAFAFLALGLPMCTLLYASAGTEAARSMGFILMAFGLGLIPYSVQYVVLRGFYAYEDTRTPFYNTVIVAAVNAAASALCYVVLPARWAVIGMAASYGLAYAVGVGIAWRRLRNRLGGDLDGAHVVRTYARLCLAATPAAVLGGGVGFAVLLGLGEGAFGSLAALICGGAVLLGVFFVAAKRMRIEEINGMVGMVRGRLGR, encoded by the coding sequence ATGAACGCGCCGTACGACGGTGACCGCGGTCAGGGTGCGGGCGGAGCCGGGTCTTCCGGCGGGCCTCCGATGCCCCCAGGGCCTGGCCAGGTCCCGCCGACGCCCGATCCGTACCTGCAGGACGCCTACGACCGCGATCCCTACCGCGCCCAGGATCTGTCCGTTCAGGACCCGGTGACCGAGGCGCTGTACGACCGTGCCGCGCACCCGCCGCCGCCCCCGGGCACCTACCAGCAGCCCCAGCCGCTCTATCAGCAGCCGCCCGCGGCCCAGTACCCGCCCGACCCGCGCATCTGGGCACAGACCCCGCCTCCCGAGCCCGACGGCCCGTCGCGGCACCTGCCGTACGGCGACGATCCGGCGACCACCCAGTTCGTCGGGGTGGACGACCTCGTCAGTCAGGCTTCCCGGGACGACGAGCAGCCGGATGCCTTCGCGCATCTCTTCCGGGACCAGGAGGGTCCGGCAGGGGCCGCACCCGTCCCTCCGGAGCCCGAGCCGGCCCCGGCACCCGCCCCGCCCAAGTCCGGCGGCCGGGCCGCCGGAATACTGAAGTCCAGCGCACTGATGGCGGCCGGCACGCTCGTGTCCCGCCTCACCGGATTCGTGCGCACCCTCGTCATGACCGCCGCGCTCGGTGCGGCACTGCTAGGCGACAGCTTCACCATCGCCTACACCCTGCCCACGATGATCTACATCCTCACCGTGGGCGGCGGCCTGAACTCGGTCTTCGTCCCTCAGCTCGTCCGTTCCATGAAGGATGACGAGGACGGCGGCGAGGCCTACGCCAACCGGCTTCTGACTCTCGTCATGGTCGCGCTCGGCGTGATCGTCGCGCTCGCGGTCTTCGCCGCTCCGTGGCTGATCCACATGATGTCGCCGACGATCGCCAACGACGTGGCGGCCAACAGCGTCGCCGTGACCTTCGCCCGGTACTGCCTGCCGACCATCTTCTTCATGGGCGTGCACGTCGTGATGGGCCAGATCCTCAACGCCCGCGGCAAGTTCGGCGCGATGATGTGGACCCCGGTCCTCAACAACATCGTCATGATCTTCACGTTCGGCATGTTCATCTGGGTCTACGGAACGTCCGCCGAGTCCCAGATGGGTGTCGAGACCATTCCGCCGGAGGGCGTCCGGCTCCTGGGCATCGGCACGCTGCTCGGTCTGGTCGTACAGGCCCTGGCCATGGTCCCGTATCTGCGCGAGGCCGGTTTCCGTTTCCGCCCGCGCTTCGACTGGAAGGGACACGGGCTCGGCAAGACGGTCAAGCTGGCCAAGTGGACCGTCCTGTTCGTGCTGGCCAACCAGGCAGGCGTGATTGTCGTCACCCAGCTCGCGACGTCGGCGGGCAAACTGTCCGGCAAGGACGGCACCGGCTTCCTCGCCTACTCCAATGCCCAGCTCATCTGGGGCATGCCGCAGGCGATCATCACCGTCTCCGTCATGGCGGCCCTGCTGCCCCGCATCTCCCGCGCCGCCCACGACGACGACCCGGGCGCCGTCCGCGACGACATCTCCCAGGGGCTGCGGAACTCGGCCGTCGCGATCGTGCCGGTGGCCTTCGCCTTCCTCGCACTCGGCCTGCCGATGTGCACCCTTCTGTACGCCTCCGCAGGCACCGAGGCCGCCCGCTCCATGGGCTTCATCCTCATGGCATTCGGTCTCGGCCTGATCCCGTACTCCGTGCAGTACGTCGTGCTGCGTGGCTTCTACGCCTACGAGGACACCCGCACGCCCTTCTACAACACGGTCATCGTCGCCGCGGTCAACGCAGCCGCCTCGGCCCTTTGCTACGTCGTTCTGCCCGCCCGGTGGGCAGTGATCGGCATGGCCGCCTCGTACGGGCTCGCCTACGCCGTCGGGGTGGGTATCGCCTGGCGACGGCTGCGCAACCGCCTGGGCGGGGATCTGGACGGTGCCCATGTCGTGCGTACCTACGCCCGGCTGTGCCTGGCAGCGACCCCGGCAGCGGTGCTGGGCGGCGGCGTGGGCTTCGCCGTTCTCCTGGGCCTCGGCGAAGGCGCCTTCGGTTCACTCGCCGCTCTGATCTGCGGTGGAGCCGTACTGCTGGGCGTCTTCTTCGTCGCCGCCAAACGGATGCGGATCGAGGAGATCAACGGCATGGTCGGTATGGTCCGAGGGCGACTCGGTCGCTGA
- a CDS encoding DUF6049 family protein encodes MAEAADIQGNGPSPARRWLRHTAALIIGAPLVAALLAGPTAPAAQADGTGKAHTKSETVDVSLNTLAPSAPAKGDTLTVSGTVTNRGKDTITDATVDLRVGPKLASRTEIDTAAKRTGYVLGSDPAALGGKYTVKFAKIPSGISQDFTLSVPVGKLGLGDDGVYQLGVSLSGQTSQVRYDQVLGIERTFLPWQEEERDSRTKVTYLWPLIASAHVTAETGTDDQQTPVFTDDDLAAELAPGGRLEQLVSLGSQLPVTWVIDPDLLASVDAMAGNYRVKSGDTTVAGKNQAVAKQWLTSLEAAVSDGKVVALPFADPDLASIAHRGKNVSGTLSHLQTATEVAGKTVQTILHVKPSTDFAWPVDGAIDPSVVDVATSAGAHKVIARSDSLQETGGLQYTPTAARPIGGGTTAVVADARLSTAFQGDMSKAGNSTLAVQKFLALTLALTEQDTDTERSIVVAPQRMPTVAQAQSMARALHGLDDGRWTQPLGLVEAAGAKPDADATTSVPGASQYPRKLRSQELPTQAFQDIKSTQVSLNNFQVILTQPERVVTPFGNALNRSMSTSWRGRPLEAQQYRDSVRSYLQDLVGEVQLISKSDVTLSGRSATIPVTVQNRLLQGVDHLVLRLKSENATRLKLNDGGAVAEQPIRIGAGHSQSVKFDAAANVNGQVQMTAQLYTEDGTPYGGEMTFTVKVSELTPTVLLVIAGGLLLLVLAGIRMYTHRKRANAGGAAGDDGGEPEQPSDPTPDTGPESGEPSGSGEKVER; translated from the coding sequence GTGGCCGAGGCGGCAGACATTCAGGGGAACGGTCCCTCTCCTGCCCGCCGGTGGCTGCGGCACACAGCCGCCCTGATCATCGGGGCGCCGCTCGTCGCGGCTCTGCTGGCCGGTCCGACCGCACCCGCAGCGCAGGCCGACGGGACCGGCAAGGCCCACACCAAGTCCGAAACGGTCGACGTGTCCCTGAACACCTTGGCACCGAGCGCGCCGGCCAAGGGAGACACCCTGACCGTCTCCGGCACCGTGACCAACAGGGGCAAGGACACGATCACGGATGCCACGGTCGACCTGCGGGTGGGCCCGAAGCTCGCCAGCAGGACGGAGATCGACACCGCCGCCAAGCGCACCGGGTACGTGCTCGGCAGCGACCCAGCCGCGCTCGGCGGCAAGTACACCGTGAAGTTCGCGAAAATCCCCTCCGGGATCAGCCAGGACTTCACGCTGTCCGTTCCGGTCGGCAAATTGGGGCTCGGCGACGACGGCGTCTACCAGCTCGGCGTCTCACTGTCGGGGCAGACCTCACAGGTCCGGTACGACCAGGTGCTGGGGATCGAGCGCACCTTCCTGCCCTGGCAGGAAGAGGAGCGCGACTCCAGGACGAAGGTCACCTATCTCTGGCCACTCATCGCATCGGCCCATGTCACCGCCGAGACGGGCACCGACGATCAGCAGACGCCCGTGTTCACGGACGACGACCTGGCCGCCGAGCTGGCTCCGGGCGGACGGCTCGAACAGCTGGTCTCACTGGGCAGCCAGCTGCCCGTGACCTGGGTGATCGACCCGGATCTGCTGGCCAGTGTCGACGCGATGGCGGGGAACTACCGCGTCAAGTCCGGGGACACCACCGTCGCCGGGAAGAACCAGGCCGTTGCCAAGCAATGGCTCACTTCGCTCGAGGCCGCGGTGTCGGACGGGAAGGTCGTCGCGCTGCCGTTCGCCGACCCCGACCTGGCGTCCATCGCGCACCGCGGCAAGAACGTCTCCGGCACCCTCAGCCACCTTCAGACCGCCACCGAAGTGGCCGGGAAGACGGTCCAGACCATCCTCCACGTGAAGCCGTCGACCGACTTCGCGTGGCCCGTCGACGGGGCGATCGACCCGTCGGTCGTCGATGTCGCCACCTCGGCCGGGGCCCACAAGGTGATCGCCCGCAGCGACAGCCTCCAGGAGACCGGCGGTCTGCAGTACACGCCGACCGCTGCCCGGCCGATCGGCGGCGGCACCACCGCGGTCGTCGCCGACGCCCGGCTCTCCACGGCCTTCCAGGGCGACATGTCGAAGGCGGGGAACTCCACCCTCGCCGTGCAGAAGTTCCTCGCTCTGACCCTCGCTCTGACCGAACAGGACACGGACACCGAGCGGAGCATCGTCGTCGCACCTCAGCGGATGCCCACCGTGGCCCAGGCCCAGTCGATGGCCCGCGCCCTGCACGGACTCGACGACGGACGCTGGACACAGCCCCTCGGCCTGGTGGAAGCGGCCGGGGCGAAGCCCGACGCGGACGCGACGACCAGCGTCCCCGGGGCCTCCCAGTACCCGAGGAAGCTCCGCAGCCAGGAGCTGCCCACCCAGGCCTTCCAGGACATCAAGTCCACCCAGGTCTCACTGAACAACTTCCAGGTCATCCTCACCCAGCCCGAGCGGGTAGTGACCCCCTTCGGCAATGCGCTCAACCGGTCCATGTCGACGTCATGGCGCGGCAGGCCGCTGGAGGCCCAGCAGTACCGGGACTCGGTCCGCAGCTATCTGCAGGACCTCGTCGGCGAGGTCCAGCTCATCTCGAAGTCCGACGTCACCCTGTCCGGCCGTAGCGCCACGATCCCGGTGACCGTGCAGAACAGGCTGTTGCAGGGCGTGGACCATCTCGTCCTCCGGCTGAAGTCGGAGAACGCGACACGCCTGAAGCTGAACGACGGCGGGGCCGTGGCGGAACAGCCGATCCGGATCGGCGCCGGCCACAGCCAGTCCGTGAAGTTCGACGCGGCGGCCAACGTCAACGGCCAGGTCCAGATGACGGCGCAGCTCTACACGGAGGACGGCACACCGTACGGCGGAGAGATGACCTTCACCGTGAAGGTCTCCGAGCTCACCCCGACCGTGCTGCTGGTCATCGCCGGCGGGCTGCTGCTCCTGGTCCTCGCGGGCATCAGGATGTACACCCATCGCAAGCGCGCCAACGCGGGCGGCGCGGCCGGGGACGACGGCGGTGAACCCGAGCAGCCGAGTGACCCGACTCCGGACACCGGTCCGGAAAGCGGGGAGCCGTCGGGCTCGGGTGAGAAAGTGGAACGTTGA
- a CDS encoding CCA tRNA nucleotidyltransferase, protein MSNANEDSSRALTQVQHRAVSELLRVSPVADDLARRFQDAGFSLALVGGSVRDALLGRLGNDLDFTTDARPEAVLKIVRPWADSVWEVGIAFGTVGAQKDGYQIEVTTYRSEAYDRTSRKPEVSYGDSIEDDLVRRDFTVNAMAVALPQKVFIDPHGGLEDLAERVLRTPGTPEDSFSDDPLRMLRAARFAAQLDFDVAPDVVTAMTEMAGRIEIVSAERVREELNKLLLSAHPRKGLAQLVDTGLAQQVLPELPALRLESDEHHRHKDVYEHSLTVLEQAIDLEEDGPDLVLRLAALLHDIGKPRTRRFEKDGRVSFHHHEVVGAKMVKKRMTELKYSNDMVKDVSKLVELHLRFHGYGDGEWTDSAVRRYVRDAGPLLERLHKLTRSDCTTRNKRKAAALSRTYDGLEERIEQLQEQEELDAIRPDLDGNEIMKTLGVGPGPVIGKAYAFLLELRLEHGPMERGMAVKKLKEWWAAQG, encoded by the coding sequence GTGTCGAACGCCAATGAAGACAGCTCCCGTGCCCTGACCCAGGTGCAGCACCGCGCAGTCAGCGAACTGCTGCGGGTGTCCCCGGTCGCCGACGACCTCGCTCGCCGTTTCCAGGACGCCGGGTTCAGTCTCGCCCTGGTCGGAGGCTCGGTCCGGGACGCGCTTCTCGGCAGGCTCGGGAACGACCTGGACTTCACGACCGATGCTCGCCCCGAAGCGGTACTGAAGATCGTCCGGCCGTGGGCCGACTCGGTGTGGGAGGTCGGGATCGCCTTCGGCACAGTGGGTGCCCAGAAGGACGGCTACCAGATCGAGGTCACCACATACAGGTCGGAGGCGTACGACAGGACCTCGCGCAAGCCCGAGGTGTCCTACGGCGACTCCATCGAGGATGACCTCGTCCGGCGTGACTTCACGGTCAACGCGATGGCCGTCGCACTTCCGCAGAAGGTCTTCATCGATCCTCACGGTGGTCTCGAGGACCTGGCGGAGCGCGTTCTGCGTACCCCCGGAACACCCGAGGACTCGTTCTCCGACGATCCGCTGCGCATGCTGCGCGCTGCCCGTTTCGCGGCTCAGCTGGACTTCGATGTCGCTCCCGATGTGGTCACCGCGATGACGGAGATGGCCGGGCGCATCGAAATCGTCTCCGCAGAGCGGGTCAGGGAGGAGCTCAACAAGCTGCTGCTCTCCGCCCACCCCCGCAAGGGTCTGGCGCAGCTCGTCGACACGGGCCTGGCGCAGCAGGTGCTGCCGGAGCTCCCGGCACTGCGCCTGGAAAGTGACGAGCATCACCGTCACAAGGATGTCTACGAGCACTCGCTGACCGTCCTGGAACAGGCGATCGATCTGGAAGAGGACGGCCCTGATCTGGTTCTGCGCCTTGCCGCTCTCCTCCATGACATCGGGAAGCCGAGGACGCGACGCTTCGAGAAGGACGGGCGAGTCTCGTTCCATCACCACGAGGTGGTGGGCGCCAAGATGGTCAAGAAGCGGATGACCGAGCTCAAGTACTCCAACGACATGGTCAAGGACGTCTCGAAGCTGGTGGAGCTTCACCTGCGCTTCCACGGCTACGGCGACGGCGAGTGGACGGACTCCGCGGTCCGTCGGTATGTGCGGGATGCCGGCCCCCTGCTGGAGCGGCTGCACAAGCTGACCCGCTCGGACTGCACCACGCGGAACAAGCGCAAGGCCGCCGCACTCTCTCGGACCTATGACGGGCTGGAGGAGCGCATCGAGCAGTTGCAGGAGCAGGAGGAGCTGGATGCCATCCGCCCCGACCTGGACGGCAACGAGATCATGAAGACCCTGGGTGTCGGTCCCGGGCCGGTGATCGGCAAGGCGTACGCGTTCCTGCTGGAGCTGCGCCTGGAGCACGGCCCGATGGAGCGTGGCATGGCGGTCAAGAAGCTCAAGGAGTGGTGGGCCGCGCAGGGCTGA
- a CDS encoding MFS transporter, translating into MAVVGDLRVLLRLRNFRRLLAVRLLSQSADGVFQVALAAHVVFSPEKQASAGAIASAMAVLLLPYSLVGPFAGVLLDRWPRRQVFLYGNLLRAALACCTALLILGTAPDWLFYASALCVTAVNRFVLAGLSAALPRVVDSDRLVLANSLSPTAGTLAATAGGGLAFAVRLLLADSDAVVVLLGAVLYLTSALASLTLATGLLGPDQDGHRTGLGEALAATVRGLADGLRHLVQRKQAGRALAAMTVMRFCYGALTVTVLMLCRYAWSDSESEGLALLGLAVGVSGAGFFAAAVLTPWAVGRLGRFRWMTVCAAGAAVLEPALGLWFVPVPILVAAFILGLVTQGAKIATDTVVQTAVEDSFRGRAFSFYDVLFNAAFVGAAAVSALMLPPDGRSTAVVIAVAVLYAVVAVLMFRWSRTGEAL; encoded by the coding sequence ATGGCCGTCGTCGGTGATCTGCGCGTTCTGCTGCGCCTTCGGAACTTCCGTCGCCTGCTGGCCGTACGACTCCTCTCCCAGTCGGCCGACGGTGTCTTCCAGGTGGCGCTTGCGGCTCACGTCGTCTTCTCGCCGGAGAAGCAGGCTTCGGCAGGTGCCATCGCCTCCGCGATGGCAGTGCTGCTGCTGCCGTACTCGCTCGTCGGCCCTTTTGCCGGCGTCCTGCTGGACCGCTGGCCGCGCCGCCAGGTCTTTCTGTACGGGAATCTGCTGCGCGCCGCGCTCGCCTGCTGCACAGCGCTCCTCATCCTCGGCACCGCACCCGACTGGCTCTTCTACGCCTCGGCGCTGTGTGTCACCGCAGTCAACCGCTTCGTCCTGGCCGGGCTCTCGGCCGCGCTGCCGCGTGTCGTCGACAGCGACCGTCTGGTGCTGGCCAACTCGCTCTCACCGACCGCCGGGACGCTCGCAGCCACTGCGGGCGGCGGCCTCGCCTTCGCCGTACGGCTGCTGCTCGCGGACTCCGATGCCGTGGTGGTGCTGCTGGGCGCGGTGCTCTACCTCACGTCGGCGCTGGCATCCCTGACCCTTGCCACCGGACTCCTCGGACCGGATCAGGACGGACACCGGACTGGACTGGGGGAGGCCCTGGCCGCCACCGTGCGGGGGCTGGCCGACGGGTTGCGCCATCTGGTACAGCGGAAGCAGGCCGGCCGGGCGCTGGCCGCCATGACCGTGATGCGCTTCTGCTACGGAGCACTGACCGTCACGGTGCTGATGCTGTGCCGGTACGCCTGGAGCGACAGCGAATCCGAGGGCCTGGCCCTTCTCGGACTGGCTGTGGGGGTCTCCGGTGCGGGCTTCTTCGCGGCGGCCGTACTCACACCTTGGGCCGTGGGACGGCTCGGCCGGTTCCGCTGGATGACGGTGTGCGCGGCGGGGGCCGCCGTCCTCGAACCCGCGCTGGGGCTGTGGTTCGTCCCCGTACCGATATTGGTCGCGGCGTTCATCCTCGGGCTGGTCACCCAGGGAGCGAAGATCGCGACCGACACGGTGGTGCAGACCGCGGTGGAGGACTCCTTCCGCGGCCGGGCCTTCTCGTTCTACGACGTGCTGTTCAACGCTGCTTTCGTAGGGGCCGCCGCAGTCTCCGCACTGATGCTGCCTCCCGACGGGCGATCGACCGCGGTGGTGATCGCAGTGGCCGTTCTCTACGCGGTCGTCGCAGTGCTGATGTTCCGGTGGAGCCGCACCGGAGAGGCTCTCTAG
- a CDS encoding inositol-3-phosphate synthase codes for MGSVRVAIVGVGNCAASLVQGVEYYKDADPAGKVPGLMHVQFGDYHVRDVEFVAAFDVDAKKVGLDLADAIGASENNTIKLCDVPNAGVTVQRGHTHDGLGKYYRQTIEESAEAPVDIVQVLKDRKVDVLVCYLPVGSEVAAKFYAQCAIDAKVAFVNALPVFIAGTKEWADKFTEAGVPIVGDDIKSQVGATITHRVMAKLFEDRGVVLDRTMQLNVGGNMDFKNMLERERLESKKISKTQAVTSQIRDRELGADNVHIGPSDYVAWLDDRKWAYVRLEGRAFGDVPLNLEYKLEVWDSPNSAGVIIDAVRAAKIAKDRGIGGPILSASSYFMKSPPVQYFDDEARENVEKFIRGDVAN; via the coding sequence ATGGGTTCGGTTCGCGTAGCCATCGTCGGCGTGGGCAACTGCGCCGCCTCGCTGGTCCAGGGCGTCGAGTACTACAAGGACGCCGATCCGGCCGGCAAGGTGCCCGGTCTGATGCACGTCCAGTTCGGCGACTACCACGTGCGGGACGTCGAGTTCGTCGCCGCCTTCGACGTCGACGCGAAGAAGGTCGGTCTCGACCTCGCGGACGCCATCGGTGCCAGCGAGAACAACACCATCAAGCTCTGCGACGTGCCGAACGCCGGCGTCACCGTCCAGCGCGGCCACACCCACGACGGTCTCGGCAAGTACTACCGCCAGACCATCGAGGAGTCGGCCGAGGCCCCGGTCGACATCGTCCAGGTCCTCAAGGACCGCAAGGTCGACGTCCTCGTCTGCTACCTGCCCGTAGGCTCCGAGGTCGCTGCGAAGTTCTACGCGCAGTGCGCCATCGACGCCAAGGTCGCGTTCGTCAACGCTCTCCCGGTCTTCATCGCCGGTACCAAGGAGTGGGCGGACAAGTTCACCGAGGCCGGCGTCCCGATCGTCGGCGACGACATCAAGTCGCAGGTCGGCGCCACCATCACGCACCGCGTGATGGCGAAGCTCTTCGAGGACCGGGGCGTCGTCCTGGACCGCACGATGCAGCTGAACGTCGGCGGCAACATGGACTTCAAGAACATGCTCGAGCGTGAGCGCCTGGAGTCCAAGAAGATCTCCAAGACGCAGGCCGTCACCTCCCAGATCCGTGACCGCGAACTCGGTGCGGACAACGTCCACATCGGTCCGTCGGACTACGTGGCCTGGCTGGACGACCGCAAGTGGGCGTACGTGCGCCTTGAGGGCCGCGCCTTCGGTGATGTTCCGCTGAACCTGGAGTACAAGCTCGAGGTCTGGGACTCCCCGAACTCCGCCGGTGTCATCATCGACGCCGTCCGCGCCGCGAAGATCGCCAAGGACCGTGGCATCGGGGGCCCGATCCTCTCCGCTTCCTCGTACTTCATGAAGTCCCCGCCGGTCCAGTACTTCGACGACGAGGCCCGCGAGAACGTCGAGAAGTTCATCCGCGGCGACGTCGCCAACTGA